A single genomic interval of uncultured Sphaerochaeta sp. harbors:
- a CDS encoding DeoR/GlpR family DNA-binding transcription regulator has product MIPYVRQNQIYSYIKMKQIAYIEELLELTNVSLPTVRRDLKKLEEEGKIILLNGGGVRPNEEAEHSVVARLEVNSEEKYLICSKAAKSLENNEFIYLGPGTTENYLIGFLAGKHCTVVTNGIFHLPKLLEYKIKTIVIGGALDHSYGITHGPEVYGNIDTMNFSTCIIGASAITKGGVSSFDHDVSVINQLVLSRSKKRILIADSTKFSAFSHHEFAKVEDFDCIITTEKAGIKESDMKNLVIAHPSDL; this is encoded by the coding sequence ATGATTCCCTACGTACGTCAGAACCAGATCTATTCATATATTAAAATGAAGCAGATTGCCTACATTGAAGAGTTGCTGGAATTGACAAACGTCTCTCTTCCAACCGTTCGTCGTGATCTCAAGAAACTGGAAGAAGAAGGAAAGATTATTCTTCTCAATGGCGGCGGGGTAAGGCCAAATGAAGAAGCCGAACACTCGGTAGTAGCCAGGCTGGAGGTTAATTCTGAAGAGAAATACCTAATCTGCAGTAAAGCTGCAAAATCGCTTGAGAACAATGAATTCATATATCTCGGCCCGGGTACTACGGAAAACTACCTCATTGGCTTTCTGGCAGGCAAGCATTGCACTGTGGTTACCAATGGTATTTTCCATCTTCCGAAACTATTGGAGTACAAGATCAAGACGATTGTTATCGGAGGAGCCCTCGATCATAGCTATGGGATTACCCATGGTCCTGAGGTATATGGAAACATTGATACAATGAATTTCAGTACATGCATCATCGGTGCAAGTGCAATCACGAAGGGGGGAGTTTCCTCCTTTGACCATGATGTTTCAGTCATCAACCAACTCGTGCTTAGTCGTTCAAAGAAACGTATCCTGATTGCAGATTCCACCAAGTTCTCTGCTTTCAGTCATCACGAATTTGCAAAGGTTGAAGACTTCGACTGTATCATTACTACAGAAAAAGCCGGGATAAAAGAGTCTGACATGAAGAATCTTGTCATTGCTCATCCCTCGGATTTATAA
- a CDS encoding S-methyl-5'-thioinosine phosphorylase, whose amino-acid sequence MQYCRKAIIGGTGVGSLANLKGPFIIETTYGNVETYRFTLAEEEILFLPRHGKAHNTPPHAINYRAQMKALQQEGITHIFALLTSGSMDESIHEGSLVVIEDFLDFTTGRNKTFFDGHDNKVAHVDMSDPYCQNLRSLFVETAEETGIPIHTQGVYVCTEGPRFEGKTEIAMFQTCGGTLVGMTGIPEMFLAKELGMCYAAIGLISNMACGLKGENLAHIDHGQRISQAKESALQIISNIFTTKPLTKDHCDCSNAVLHL is encoded by the coding sequence ATGCAGTATTGTAGAAAAGCTATCATTGGAGGAACCGGGGTCGGCTCACTAGCCAACTTGAAAGGGCCTTTTATTATAGAAACAACGTATGGGAATGTAGAGACGTACCGTTTTACTCTTGCTGAGGAAGAGATTCTTTTCCTTCCCCGGCATGGAAAAGCTCATAATACACCGCCCCATGCCATCAATTACCGAGCCCAGATGAAGGCACTCCAGCAGGAGGGAATTACCCATATATTTGCGTTGCTCACCAGTGGGTCGATGGATGAATCAATCCATGAAGGATCACTGGTTGTTATTGAGGACTTTCTCGATTTCACCACTGGTCGCAACAAGACCTTTTTTGATGGGCATGACAACAAGGTAGCCCATGTTGATATGAGTGACCCTTATTGCCAAAATCTGAGGTCGCTGTTCGTAGAAACAGCAGAGGAAACTGGCATACCTATCCATACCCAAGGTGTATACGTCTGTACGGAAGGTCCCCGATTTGAGGGTAAAACAGAAATTGCCATGTTCCAAACATGTGGAGGCACCTTGGTAGGCATGACAGGCATTCCAGAAATGTTCCTGGCAAAAGAGCTGGGAATGTGCTATGCCGCTATCGGCCTTATCTCAAACATGGCTTGTGGTTTGAAAGGTGAGAATCTTGCACACATCGACCACGGACAAAGGATTTCCCAAGCAAAGGAGTCTGCCTTGCAGATCATCAGCAATATTTTTACGACAAAGCCATTGACCAAAGACCATTGTGACTGCTCCAATGCAGTCCTTCATCTATAA
- the mtnA gene encoding S-methyl-5-thioribose-1-phosphate isomerase, with protein sequence MPTTIPVYLQHDPVKLVLLDQTKLPIAEEFLYLDTRQSIFEAIKKLRVRGAPAIGIAAAYGIYVCLSQKEYQSLEDMEQDMKELTEYFASSRPTAVNLFWALDRMNKTFTDVRNKPGSKQVDILASLLQESNTIFNEDQEMGKAIGMHGLSLFDKEKQWGVMTHCNAGGLATSGYGTALAPLYLGHEQGYQFKVYSNETRPLLQGSRLTAYELAKGGLDVTVLCDNMVSLVMKEKKIDAVIVGADRIAANGDTANKIGTSGVAILARYYHIPFYVAAPSSTFDVSTETGSDIVIELRDGDEVINGFGKRTGPKGAQVYNPAFDVTDASLITAIITEKGIIESPNAEKIKRHLSK encoded by the coding sequence ATGCCTACCACTATCCCTGTTTACTTGCAACATGATCCAGTTAAGCTCGTATTGCTCGACCAGACAAAACTTCCCATTGCCGAGGAGTTCCTCTATCTTGATACACGACAATCCATTTTCGAAGCTATAAAGAAACTCCGCGTCAGGGGTGCTCCTGCCATCGGCATCGCTGCTGCCTATGGGATCTATGTGTGTCTGTCACAGAAAGAGTACCAAAGTCTTGAGGATATGGAGCAGGACATGAAGGAACTTACAGAGTATTTTGCATCCAGTCGTCCCACTGCAGTTAACCTGTTCTGGGCGTTGGACCGCATGAACAAGACCTTCACTGATGTCCGTAACAAGCCAGGCAGCAAGCAAGTAGATATACTTGCATCGTTATTGCAGGAGAGCAATACCATTTTCAATGAAGACCAGGAGATGGGCAAGGCAATAGGAATGCATGGGCTGTCCCTCTTTGACAAGGAGAAACAGTGGGGTGTGATGACACACTGCAATGCAGGAGGATTGGCCACCAGTGGATATGGAACCGCTCTTGCCCCACTCTACCTTGGTCATGAACAAGGGTATCAATTCAAGGTCTATTCGAATGAGACAAGACCGTTGTTGCAGGGAAGTAGACTTACTGCCTACGAACTTGCAAAAGGTGGCCTTGATGTCACTGTTCTTTGTGATAATATGGTATCATTGGTAATGAAGGAAAAGAAAATCGATGCAGTAATTGTAGGTGCTGATCGAATAGCCGCTAACGGGGATACAGCAAACAAGATAGGCACCAGTGGTGTTGCGATACTTGCACGCTATTACCACATTCCTTTTTATGTGGCTGCTCCAAGTTCAACGTTTGATGTTTCGACAGAGACAGGCAGCGATATTGTTATTGAGTTGCGTGACGGAGATGAGGTGATCAATGGTTTTGGAAAACGTACGGGGCCTAAGGGGGCACAGGTGTACAACCCTGCTTTTGATGTTACCGATGCTTCGCTTATTACCGCCATTATCACTGAGAAAGGTATCATTGAGTCCCCAAATGCAGAGAAGATCAAACGTCATCTCAGCAAGTGA
- a CDS encoding BMP family ABC transporter substrate-binding protein, whose protein sequence is MKKFVGFIAMVLIAGLLFAAGSAEKTSQETGLNIAIITTPSGVDDGSFNQDNYNGILAFIDENPEAQVTAIREPSGDVAAALKTAADVVAEYDVLVCTGFQFAGIGELAKENPETKFILVDTYPTDAAGNTVELPNVYAMTFAEQESGFFAGVAAALETKTNKVAVVNGVAYPSNVNYQYGFESGVIYANKKLGTKAELVELASQAGTDVTGANVGGNYVGSFADEATGKVIGQQLLGQGVDIVFVAAGASGNGVFTAAKESDGKLHVIGCDVDQWDDGKVGNDNIILTSVLKVMSLNVHRALSSIQDGTFEGANVLLKADTDSTGFVKENGRHQLASSTIEKLDEAYKLVQDKTIVPASNFGGFTPEGFKVN, encoded by the coding sequence ATGAAGAAATTTGTTGGTTTTATCGCAATGGTTCTTATTGCAGGTCTGTTGTTCGCAGCAGGTTCAGCAGAAAAGACATCACAGGAAACAGGTCTGAACATTGCCATTATCACCACCCCAAGTGGTGTCGATGATGGGTCTTTCAACCAGGACAACTACAACGGTATCCTGGCATTCATCGATGAGAATCCTGAAGCACAGGTAACGGCTATTCGTGAACCCAGTGGGGATGTTGCTGCTGCTCTAAAGACTGCAGCTGATGTCGTAGCTGAGTATGATGTGCTTGTATGCACAGGATTCCAGTTTGCAGGTATCGGTGAGTTGGCAAAGGAAAATCCCGAGACAAAGTTCATCCTGGTAGATACCTACCCCACTGATGCCGCAGGAAACACTGTTGAGCTTCCCAATGTATATGCAATGACCTTTGCAGAACAGGAAAGTGGATTCTTTGCCGGCGTAGCAGCCGCCCTTGAAACCAAGACAAACAAAGTTGCGGTAGTCAATGGTGTTGCCTACCCTTCAAACGTCAACTACCAGTATGGCTTTGAGAGTGGTGTTATCTATGCAAACAAGAAACTCGGAACCAAAGCTGAACTCGTTGAACTGGCCTCCCAGGCAGGTACCGATGTTACCGGTGCGAATGTAGGTGGTAACTATGTCGGTTCTTTCGCAGATGAGGCAACTGGCAAGGTAATCGGACAGCAGCTGCTTGGACAGGGTGTAGACATTGTTTTTGTTGCAGCCGGAGCCAGCGGGAACGGAGTCTTTACTGCAGCAAAAGAGAGTGATGGCAAGCTGCACGTCATCGGATGCGATGTTGACCAGTGGGATGACGGCAAGGTCGGAAACGACAACATTATCCTTACCAGTGTCTTGAAGGTGATGAGCCTGAATGTACATCGTGCACTTTCCAGTATTCAGGACGGTACTTTCGAGGGCGCCAATGTACTGCTGAAAGCTGACACCGATTCAACTGGGTTTGTGAAAGAGAATGGTCGTCACCAGCTCGCCTCTTCCACAATTGAAAAGCTAGATGAGGCTTATAAGCTGGTTCAGGATAAGACAATCGTTCCTGCCTCCAACTTTGGTGGGTTCACTCCTGAGGGATTCAAGGTAAACTGA
- a CDS encoding ABC transporter ATP-binding protein, which translates to MDTVVEFRHITKRFPGIIANNDISLSIKKGEILAILGENGAGKSTLMSMLFGMQTPDEGEILIRGKKEHISSPLVANDLNIGMVHQHFMLVENQSITENIIMGIEPKKRYLGLFPYVDVQSSNDKVRELSKHYQLEVNPEDIIEDLPVSTRQRVEILKMLYRNAEILIFDEPSAVLTPQEIESLLGIIKNLRDSGKTIILITHKLDEIKKIADRCAILCKGKLVGVLDVPSTTTQEMSALMVGRDVSLTLTSTEHSQGAEALRVEGLTVETDDHIRKVDKVSFSLHRGEVLAIAGVAGNGQVEIADAIAGLLPVKEGSITLDGQDITTYTVRQRIEAGVAYIPEDRHSVGLVLDFPLRENLCLKQYYQEPYSNSRGVLQQQEMDTLATELISSFDIRSGSGASTLARSMSGGNQQKAIIAREINLQANVLMFVQPTRGLDVGAIETIHKKIDELRAQGKAILLISLELDEIMELADTILVLYNGRKQTIKPASTMTKLEVGEYMMGVHVEKA; encoded by the coding sequence GTGGACACGGTGGTAGAATTTAGACACATTACCAAGCGATTTCCCGGGATCATTGCGAACAATGACATCTCTCTTTCCATCAAGAAAGGGGAAATATTAGCAATTCTCGGTGAGAATGGTGCTGGCAAGTCGACATTGATGAGCATGCTCTTTGGTATGCAGACACCCGATGAAGGAGAAATCCTGATCAGGGGAAAGAAAGAGCATATCTCCAGTCCACTTGTTGCAAATGATTTGAACATCGGTATGGTACACCAGCACTTCATGCTGGTGGAAAACCAGAGCATCACAGAAAACATCATCATGGGAATAGAACCAAAGAAACGATATCTTGGGCTCTTTCCATATGTAGATGTACAGTCTTCAAATGATAAGGTTCGTGAACTGTCGAAGCACTACCAATTGGAAGTAAATCCAGAGGATATCATCGAGGACCTTCCCGTATCGACACGACAACGTGTTGAGATACTCAAGATGCTCTACAGAAATGCAGAAATTCTCATTTTTGATGAACCAAGTGCAGTTTTAACCCCACAGGAGATTGAATCCTTGTTGGGTATCATCAAGAATCTCAGGGACAGCGGAAAAACCATCATTCTCATCACCCATAAATTGGATGAAATCAAGAAGATTGCCGACCGTTGTGCCATTCTCTGTAAAGGAAAACTGGTTGGTGTACTAGATGTACCCTCTACCACTACACAGGAAATGAGTGCCTTGATGGTGGGACGAGATGTTTCCCTTACCCTTACCTCCACAGAGCATTCCCAAGGAGCCGAAGCACTTCGTGTTGAAGGGCTTACTGTCGAAACGGATGACCATATTCGAAAAGTTGACAAGGTAAGTTTCTCCCTCCATAGGGGGGAAGTACTTGCTATTGCAGGGGTAGCCGGTAATGGACAGGTTGAGATCGCGGATGCCATTGCAGGGCTCCTTCCTGTAAAAGAGGGTTCTATTACGCTTGATGGGCAGGATATTACCACGTATACCGTTCGACAGCGTATTGAGGCAGGAGTTGCCTACATACCTGAAGACAGACACTCTGTTGGTCTGGTACTCGATTTTCCTCTCCGTGAGAATCTCTGCCTGAAGCAGTATTACCAAGAACCGTACAGCAACTCACGTGGAGTGCTGCAACAACAGGAGATGGATACTCTCGCTACCGAGCTTATCTCCTCTTTTGATATCCGTAGTGGTTCGGGTGCCTCCACCTTGGCTCGAAGTATGAGCGGGGGAAATCAACAGAAAGCCATTATTGCTCGTGAGATCAATCTGCAGGCAAACGTATTGATGTTTGTGCAACCTACTCGTGGGTTGGATGTAGGAGCAATCGAGACTATACATAAGAAAATTGATGAACTCAGGGCACAGGGGAAGGCAATTCTGCTCATCTCCTTGGAGCTTGATGAGATCATGGAGCTTGCTGACACGATCCTCGTTCTCTACAACGGAAGAAAGCAGACGATCAAGCCAGCATCAACAATGACCAAACTTGAGGTTGGGGAGTATATGATGGGGGTACATGTTGAAAAAGCCTAA
- a CDS encoding ABC transporter permease produces the protein MLKKPNLVKRLFMSCCGPGKHQLLRVSLFCIFLSLLAGAVLLLLLGKNPLEAYRSILQGSGILPKARYAGKKSQLTDFMSLLNYTTPMIFAALSVAVALKSGIFNICVSGIMVFSGFLATVLVGYSSLSPIIAKPLVILIGILAGGLIGVLIGYLRHRFNMNEVVVAIMLNYIISYVVSFFIQTKFVDPITRQSVEVGQNARLTLFDYPIMNLKMEINLVFPLALLTVFLIRYFINRTRFGFELKAVGLNSKASNYAGINVGKTMVTTMLISGALAGLAGVSYYLGSNASIQPRVLPSLGFDSIAVALLGNTTAIGSFFASLLVMVFDSGTTYMSSRMQVLREIAALITSILLLFSAIGIFFRALGNRYAREAEEV, from the coding sequence ATGTTGAAAAAGCCTAATCTTGTCAAACGATTATTTATGTCCTGTTGTGGTCCAGGCAAGCATCAACTACTCAGGGTAAGTCTGTTCTGTATATTTCTCAGCCTGCTTGCTGGAGCGGTATTGCTGTTGCTGCTCGGAAAAAACCCTCTTGAAGCGTACCGGAGCATTCTCCAAGGTTCCGGCATTCTTCCCAAGGCACGGTATGCTGGAAAAAAGAGTCAGCTTACCGACTTCATGAGTTTGCTTAATTACACGACTCCCATGATTTTCGCCGCACTCTCTGTTGCGGTTGCCCTGAAGAGTGGAATCTTCAATATCTGCGTTTCCGGCATTATGGTATTCTCTGGATTCTTGGCAACTGTCTTGGTGGGATATTCATCACTTTCCCCGATTATTGCAAAACCTTTGGTTATCCTGATCGGGATCTTGGCCGGTGGGCTGATCGGAGTATTGATCGGATATCTGAGACACCGCTTCAACATGAACGAGGTGGTTGTGGCAATCATGCTCAACTATATTATCAGTTATGTGGTCAGCTTTTTTATCCAGACCAAGTTTGTTGACCCGATCACTCGTCAGTCGGTTGAGGTTGGACAGAATGCACGTTTGACACTCTTCGACTACCCGATCATGAATTTGAAGATGGAAATCAACTTGGTTTTCCCGCTTGCTCTACTCACTGTGTTCTTGATTCGTTACTTCATCAACCGAACCCGTTTTGGGTTTGAACTGAAGGCAGTAGGACTGAACAGCAAAGCCAGCAACTATGCAGGGATCAATGTCGGGAAGACTATGGTAACAACGATGTTGATCAGCGGAGCTCTTGCAGGTTTGGCAGGTGTTTCCTACTACCTGGGAAGCAATGCCTCGATCCAACCAAGGGTACTCCCTTCCCTAGGGTTTGACTCCATTGCGGTCGCTCTCCTTGGCAATACAACCGCCATTGGAAGCTTCTTCGCATCCCTATTAGTCATGGTATTCGACTCAGGTACGACTTACATGTCATCAAGAATGCAGGTTCTTCGAGAAATTGCTGCACTCATCACCAGTATCCTGCTGTTGTTCAGTGCAATTGGTATTTTCTTCAGGGCTCTTGGAAACCGCTATGCCCGCGAAGCTGAGGAGGTTTGA
- a CDS encoding ABC transporter permease: MDSIIIEGIAFSIPLFIIAIGGIYSEGSGVINLALEGLLGFGAFAGGLSYALLSSVITGNPLLLIYASLAFAMAGGALLASLHALMCIKFKANQVISGVVINMLSVALTAFLANQINASVFGQPSNKFLLEIFPKVTVPFLSRIPILGAVFTDLYTFIPIIVVVAFLMAYIFYKTPFGMHIRACGDNPHAVAAAGGNVMKIRFISVLVSGALAGLGGMCFAYSISTTFSPNIYMGFGYLAIAAYIFGSWKISRTFLACILFGFARSAGYVLVQKLELPSSFGDLVLTLPYIVTLVLLLFFSSKTKAPRALGDVYE; this comes from the coding sequence ATGGACAGCATTATCATTGAAGGAATCGCATTCTCCATTCCGCTCTTCATCATTGCAATCGGGGGCATTTATAGTGAGGGAAGCGGGGTGATAAACCTCGCCCTTGAAGGACTGCTTGGCTTTGGTGCCTTTGCAGGAGGGCTGAGTTATGCTCTTCTGAGCAGTGTTATCACAGGGAACCCATTATTGCTTATCTATGCTTCCTTGGCGTTTGCCATGGCAGGAGGAGCGTTGCTTGCATCACTTCATGCACTGATGTGTATCAAGTTCAAGGCAAATCAGGTTATCAGCGGTGTGGTTATAAACATGCTTAGTGTAGCTCTCACTGCCTTTCTTGCAAACCAGATCAATGCATCAGTTTTTGGACAACCATCGAACAAGTTCCTCTTGGAGATCTTCCCCAAGGTAACGGTTCCCTTCCTATCAAGAATTCCTATCCTGGGAGCTGTGTTTACTGATCTGTACACTTTTATTCCGATTATTGTTGTAGTTGCATTCCTTATGGCATACATCTTCTACAAGACTCCGTTCGGTATGCATATCAGAGCATGTGGCGACAACCCCCATGCAGTGGCTGCCGCTGGTGGCAATGTCATGAAAATCCGCTTTATATCGGTATTGGTCAGCGGTGCTCTTGCAGGGCTTGGGGGCATGTGTTTTGCCTACTCCATCTCTACCACGTTTTCTCCGAACATTTATATGGGTTTTGGCTATCTTGCCATTGCTGCCTATATCTTCGGTTCTTGGAAAATTAGCCGGACATTCCTTGCTTGTATTCTTTTCGGCTTTGCCCGGAGTGCTGGATATGTGCTGGTACAGAAACTGGAATTGCCATCTTCCTTTGGAGATCTCGTCCTTACCCTTCCCTATATCGTTACCCTGGTCTTGTTGCTCTTTTTCTCATCAAAGACCAAAGCACCAAGAGCTCTTGGGGATGTATACGAGTGA
- a CDS encoding GGDEF domain-containing protein — MILIGYTTKGASMLQGIIIQNVYHFLFFSVMCYAWIISKRQVPGIGYWTLNLFLYTIGLILQMVFVQTGLQFSRIIANLMLFSGGLFFYIGFAHYTARPVHWKICYALILSMIISSLTEIFLSLPLEIFIIINALYFLAIIALYYTVFIPNFSGWFGSLMVILFVIYTILGFTQIYRIITTLENIIHGNPSTNGFDLTGYALTAVVNRLMLFIVNFIILLLVYKKLLHDLQTQVENQKTLSLHLKNLAEHDELTTLYNRRTIEQLISLYVPKKQDSAFAFLFMLDIDYFKNLNDAYGHQCGDVVLQHTAQGLSSLLEEQDLLGRWGGDEFLLLVVRRDKDTIAPLLQGMKEMMRDICKQYPDTHGCSLSGGFTLLTTDDTLDSAIQRADALLYQAKEAGRNRIIGNLTGDSE, encoded by the coding sequence ATGATTCTGATAGGATATACGACCAAGGGAGCATCAATGTTGCAGGGAATCATCATCCAAAATGTGTATCACTTCTTGTTTTTTTCGGTCATGTGCTATGCATGGATTATTTCAAAACGACAGGTTCCAGGAATTGGTTATTGGACGCTCAATTTATTTCTTTACACAATTGGTCTGATACTGCAAATGGTGTTTGTACAAACAGGACTCCAGTTCTCCAGAATTATTGCCAATCTGATGCTATTCAGTGGGGGGCTGTTCTTTTACATCGGCTTCGCTCATTATACTGCACGTCCAGTTCACTGGAAAATTTGTTACGCATTGATACTTTCCATGATTATTTCCTCTCTCACTGAGATCTTTCTTTCACTCCCCTTGGAAATTTTCATCATCATCAATGCACTTTATTTTCTTGCAATCATCGCCCTCTATTATACTGTTTTCATCCCAAATTTTTCTGGTTGGTTCGGGTCACTCATGGTGATATTGTTTGTGATTTACACCATCTTAGGATTTACTCAGATCTACAGGATAATCACCACACTCGAAAATATCATCCATGGCAACCCCTCTACCAATGGATTCGATCTTACGGGGTATGCCCTTACAGCGGTCGTCAATCGATTGATGCTCTTTATTGTCAATTTCATAATCCTCCTACTGGTCTATAAGAAGTTATTACATGATCTCCAAACGCAAGTAGAAAACCAGAAGACCCTTTCTCTGCATCTGAAGAACCTTGCCGAGCATGATGAACTTACTACCCTCTATAACCGCCGTACCATCGAACAACTCATCAGTCTCTATGTACCTAAGAAACAAGATAGTGCTTTTGCATTTCTCTTTATGCTTGATATTGATTATTTCAAGAACCTGAATGATGCCTACGGACATCAGTGTGGTGATGTCGTATTGCAGCATACTGCACAAGGTTTATCTTCTCTGCTTGAAGAGCAAGATCTTTTGGGTCGTTGGGGTGGTGATGAGTTCTTGCTTTTAGTGGTAAGGAGGGACAAGGACACAATTGCACCTCTTTTACAAGGAATGAAAGAGATGATGCGCGATATTTGTAAGCAATATCCAGATACTCACGGATGTTCCTTAAGCGGAGGCTTTACCCTGCTTACGACTGATGATACGCTGGATAGCGCCATACAGCGTGCAGATGCCTTGCTCTACCAAGCAAAGGAAGCAGGACGAAACCGCATCATTGGTAACCTGACAGGAGATTCAGAATGA
- a CDS encoding chloride channel protein, whose protein sequence is MQNKNQFSEKPTYERVVLTQQNQIQRTVYISLLCILVGAIAGLGAAGFKYLIEFFHNLFFSGQLSFQHNRGGLISSWGPFVIAVPAIGITLAQWITTKWAPEAKGHGVPEVMVAVSENRGKIRPVVALVKSFASAITIGSGGSVGKEGPIVQIGASFGSTLGQSLKLSSRETIILVGAGVAGGISATFNAPIGGIMFALELILPEYSIMTIMPLVVSAIIATTVGAVFMGSHPAFIVPEYTMVSHYELIFYALLGLLAGLLSVVFIKSVYGMEDFFDGLKIPATVKSIMGGLIVGTIGYISLRLFGNYHVFGVGYDFLDLVLDNKITALVMAFALIFMKLLANSLTLASGGSGGIFAPSLFLGGALGATVGIIVNTLFPETTGPISAYAIVGMAAIVSGVTGGVLTAIIMVFEMTRDYAIMLPLLLSGVLSFFVARLIYGETMYTQKLTRRGIQIQFDKRIPTMKTLSVGEIMKKDLISCKPSDTAETVWNIMHDHGIGLLPVIDGDNVLGTIGYIGLHQSKEKSKEPVSSLMKKIDISIPYSANLYDALQVMEEEKTNILIVKDKDGKVVGFVTTNRLIQNYLQKKRLS, encoded by the coding sequence ATGCAAAACAAAAACCAGTTTTCTGAGAAACCCACATATGAGCGGGTAGTATTAACACAGCAGAACCAAATTCAGCGGACGGTCTACATCAGCCTTCTCTGTATTCTTGTTGGAGCCATAGCAGGATTGGGTGCTGCCGGATTCAAGTACTTGATCGAGTTCTTCCATAATCTTTTCTTCTCCGGTCAACTCTCCTTCCAACATAATCGTGGAGGACTTATCAGTTCCTGGGGTCCCTTTGTTATAGCTGTTCCTGCAATCGGTATTACCCTCGCCCAATGGATTACTACAAAATGGGCACCGGAGGCTAAAGGACACGGAGTTCCTGAGGTCATGGTCGCAGTATCAGAAAACCGAGGCAAGATACGCCCCGTCGTTGCTCTGGTGAAATCATTTGCATCTGCAATAACGATCGGATCCGGGGGTTCTGTCGGTAAGGAAGGCCCCATTGTCCAAATTGGGGCTAGTTTTGGTTCTACATTGGGGCAATCACTTAAGCTCTCATCCAGGGAGACTATCATCCTTGTAGGTGCTGGAGTTGCGGGAGGAATCAGTGCAACGTTCAACGCACCTATCGGCGGCATAATGTTCGCCTTGGAACTCATTCTTCCTGAATATAGTATCATGACCATTATGCCATTGGTCGTATCGGCAATTATTGCCACTACTGTGGGAGCGGTATTCATGGGTTCACACCCTGCTTTCATTGTTCCTGAATATACGATGGTCTCCCATTATGAACTCATTTTCTATGCACTGTTAGGGTTGCTCGCAGGATTGCTTTCTGTTGTTTTCATCAAATCTGTGTATGGAATGGAAGACTTTTTTGATGGACTGAAAATTCCTGCTACAGTGAAATCAATCATGGGTGGACTGATCGTAGGAACCATCGGCTATATCAGCCTCCGCCTTTTTGGTAATTATCATGTATTCGGAGTTGGTTATGACTTCCTCGACTTGGTTCTTGATAACAAGATCACTGCATTGGTGATGGCATTCGCCCTTATATTCATGAAATTGCTTGCTAACTCTTTGACCCTTGCCTCTGGAGGGTCTGGCGGCATTTTTGCCCCATCACTCTTTCTTGGTGGTGCCTTGGGTGCAACGGTTGGCATTATCGTGAACACGCTCTTCCCAGAGACAACTGGTCCTATCTCTGCATATGCCATTGTTGGGATGGCCGCAATTGTCTCGGGGGTAACTGGTGGGGTACTTACCGCTATCATCATGGTTTTTGAGATGACACGGGACTATGCAATCATGCTCCCCCTGTTGCTCAGCGGAGTACTCTCTTTCTTTGTTGCAAGGCTTATCTACGGTGAGACAATGTACACGCAGAAACTCACCAGGAGAGGTATCCAAATACAGTTTGACAAGCGAATTCCGACCATGAAGACTCTCTCTGTTGGAGAAATCATGAAAAAGGACTTGATCAGCTGCAAACCCTCCGACACTGCAGAAACTGTCTGGAACATCATGCATGACCATGGAATCGGGTTACTCCCTGTAATTGATGGGGACAATGTGCTTGGAACTATAGGATACATCGGATTGCATCAGAGTAAAGAAAAGAGCAAAGAACCAGTCTCCTCGTTGATGAAGAAAATCGACATATCCATCCCCTACTCTGCAAATCTGTATGATGCACTTCAGGTAATGGAAGAGGAAAAAACCAATATCCTTATTGTAAAGGACAAGGATGGTAAGGTGGTTGGGTTTGTTACTACCAATAGGCTTATACAAAACTACCTACAAAAGAAACGTCTAAGTTAA